Proteins from a single region of Primulina tabacum isolate GXHZ01 chromosome 5, ASM2559414v2, whole genome shotgun sequence:
- the LOC142545476 gene encoding protein EMSY-LIKE 3-like isoform X2: protein MSKGTDDDFPQLQYNRVPVGVRVAENGRALVGLPSYQSMQADMESQIHNLEKIAYGAVLRAFKAQSNALSWEKEGLITELRRELRVSDDEHRETLTEVNADELIQRIREWKEAVGNRSAVVNAPQHVNNQLPSPTISQSRKKQKTSQPGSQFGTPSQSLHPQPVTSNATPLPSAVKRGPPVGPGGRRINTPAFPSAKSLQYKFTDQYSTGVLVDDPAESIRDPLIGRRVMIKWPADNNFYEALITDYNPADGRHSLVYDSNTPNATLEWVDIKEIPPEDIRWVGNNPLLSRPGEGGVQAGGGSDAERGRISSSNHIPNEIRTLRNGVVKEDLGEIEILHTDTLINKVKKVLDASHPDELEMEKAKKMLKEHEQKLIEVIAKLAVACDSDGEHP from the exons ATGAGCAAAG GTACTGATGACGATTTTCCCCAGCTGCAGTATAATAGAGTTCCTGTTGGTGTTCGTGTAGCAGAAAATGGAAGAGCATTGGTAGGTTTACCATCATATCAAAGCATGCAAGCTGATATGGAGTCTCAAATTCACAATCTGGAGAAAATAGCATATGGTGCAGTTTTACGAGCTTTTAAAGCTCAATCTAATGCCTTATCTTGG GAGAAAGAAGGTTTGATAACAGAACTAAGGAGAGAGCTGAGGGTTTCAGATGATGAGCACAGAGAAACGCTTACCGAGGTCAATGCAGATGAGCTCATTCAGAGAATCAGAGAGTGGAAAGAGGCAGTTGGGAACCGCAGTGCGGTGGTCAATGCTCCACAGCATGTCAACAACCAACTACCCAGTCCAACAATTTCACAATCTCGCAAAAAGCAGAAGACATCTCAGCCAGGAAGTCAATTTGGCACACCATCTCAATCTTTGCACCCTCAGCCAGTAACCTCTAATGCAActcctttaccttcagctgtAAAACGGGGACCTCCCGTAGGACCGGGTGGCCGAAGGATTAACACT CCTGCTTTTCCATCTGCAAAATCCCTGCAATATAAGTTTACTGATCAATATTCCACTGGTGTTCTTGTGGATGACCCAGCTGAAAGCATACGTGACCCATTAATTGGTAGGAGGGTGATGATAAAATGGCCCGCAGACAATAATTTTTATGAGGCACTAATTACTGATTACAATCCTGCAGAT GGCCGTCATTCTTTGGTTTATGATAGCAACACACCAAATGCGACCTTGGAATGGGTTGATATCAAGGAG ATTCCTCCTGAGGATATTCGATGGGTTGGTAATAATCCTCTATTATCTCGACCAGGTGAAGGTGGGGTACAAGCTGGTGGTGGATCTGATGCAGAAAGAGGGAGGATATCCTCATCGAATCATATTCCAAATGAAATTCGAACATTACGAAATGGGGTCGTCAAGGAAGATTTGGGAGAAATTGAGATACTTCACACAGACACATTAATAAACAAG GTGAAGAAGGTACTTGATGCAAGCCATCCCGATGAACTAGAGATGGAGAAAGCTAAGAAAATGCTCAAG GAACATGAACAAAAACTGATCGAAGTGATAGCAAAACTTGCAGTTGCATGTGATAGTG ATGGTGAGCACCCGTAA
- the LOC142545476 gene encoding protein EMSY-LIKE 3-like isoform X3, which yields MQADMESQIHNLEKIAYGAVLRAFKAQSNALSWEKEGLITELRRELRVSDDEHRETLTEVNADELIQRIREWKEAVGNRSAVVNAPQHVNNQLPSPTISQSRKKQKTSQPGSQFGTPSQSLHPQPVTSNATPLPSAVKRGPPVGPGGRRINTGQPAFPSAKSLQYKFTDQYSTGVLVDDPAESIRDPLIGRRVMIKWPADNNFYEALITDYNPADGRHSLVYDSNTPNATLEWVDIKEIPPEDIRWVGNNPLLSRPGEGGVQAGGGSDAERGRISSSNHIPNEIRTLRNGVVKEDLGEIEILHTDTLINKVKKVLDASHPDELEMEKAKKMLKEHEQKLIEVIAKLAVACDSDGEHP from the exons ATGCAAGCTGATATGGAGTCTCAAATTCACAATCTGGAGAAAATAGCATATGGTGCAGTTTTACGAGCTTTTAAAGCTCAATCTAATGCCTTATCTTGG GAGAAAGAAGGTTTGATAACAGAACTAAGGAGAGAGCTGAGGGTTTCAGATGATGAGCACAGAGAAACGCTTACCGAGGTCAATGCAGATGAGCTCATTCAGAGAATCAGAGAGTGGAAAGAGGCAGTTGGGAACCGCAGTGCGGTGGTCAATGCTCCACAGCATGTCAACAACCAACTACCCAGTCCAACAATTTCACAATCTCGCAAAAAGCAGAAGACATCTCAGCCAGGAAGTCAATTTGGCACACCATCTCAATCTTTGCACCCTCAGCCAGTAACCTCTAATGCAActcctttaccttcagctgtAAAACGGGGACCTCCCGTAGGACCGGGTGGCCGAAGGATTAACACT GGTCAGCCTGCTTTTCCATCTGCAAAATCCCTGCAATATAAGTTTACTGATCAATATTCCACTGGTGTTCTTGTGGATGACCCAGCTGAAAGCATACGTGACCCATTAATTGGTAGGAGGGTGATGATAAAATGGCCCGCAGACAATAATTTTTATGAGGCACTAATTACTGATTACAATCCTGCAGAT GGCCGTCATTCTTTGGTTTATGATAGCAACACACCAAATGCGACCTTGGAATGGGTTGATATCAAGGAG ATTCCTCCTGAGGATATTCGATGGGTTGGTAATAATCCTCTATTATCTCGACCAGGTGAAGGTGGGGTACAAGCTGGTGGTGGATCTGATGCAGAAAGAGGGAGGATATCCTCATCGAATCATATTCCAAATGAAATTCGAACATTACGAAATGGGGTCGTCAAGGAAGATTTGGGAGAAATTGAGATACTTCACACAGACACATTAATAAACAAG GTGAAGAAGGTACTTGATGCAAGCCATCCCGATGAACTAGAGATGGAGAAAGCTAAGAAAATGCTCAAG GAACATGAACAAAAACTGATCGAAGTGATAGCAAAACTTGCAGTTGCATGTGATAGTG ATGGTGAGCACCCGTAA
- the LOC142545476 gene encoding protein EMSY-LIKE 3-like isoform X1, which yields MSKGTDDDFPQLQYNRVPVGVRVAENGRALVGLPSYQSMQADMESQIHNLEKIAYGAVLRAFKAQSNALSWEKEGLITELRRELRVSDDEHRETLTEVNADELIQRIREWKEAVGNRSAVVNAPQHVNNQLPSPTISQSRKKQKTSQPGSQFGTPSQSLHPQPVTSNATPLPSAVKRGPPVGPGGRRINTGQPAFPSAKSLQYKFTDQYSTGVLVDDPAESIRDPLIGRRVMIKWPADNNFYEALITDYNPADGRHSLVYDSNTPNATLEWVDIKEIPPEDIRWVGNNPLLSRPGEGGVQAGGGSDAERGRISSSNHIPNEIRTLRNGVVKEDLGEIEILHTDTLINKVKKVLDASHPDELEMEKAKKMLKEHEQKLIEVIAKLAVACDSDGEHP from the exons ATGAGCAAAG GTACTGATGACGATTTTCCCCAGCTGCAGTATAATAGAGTTCCTGTTGGTGTTCGTGTAGCAGAAAATGGAAGAGCATTGGTAGGTTTACCATCATATCAAAGCATGCAAGCTGATATGGAGTCTCAAATTCACAATCTGGAGAAAATAGCATATGGTGCAGTTTTACGAGCTTTTAAAGCTCAATCTAATGCCTTATCTTGG GAGAAAGAAGGTTTGATAACAGAACTAAGGAGAGAGCTGAGGGTTTCAGATGATGAGCACAGAGAAACGCTTACCGAGGTCAATGCAGATGAGCTCATTCAGAGAATCAGAGAGTGGAAAGAGGCAGTTGGGAACCGCAGTGCGGTGGTCAATGCTCCACAGCATGTCAACAACCAACTACCCAGTCCAACAATTTCACAATCTCGCAAAAAGCAGAAGACATCTCAGCCAGGAAGTCAATTTGGCACACCATCTCAATCTTTGCACCCTCAGCCAGTAACCTCTAATGCAActcctttaccttcagctgtAAAACGGGGACCTCCCGTAGGACCGGGTGGCCGAAGGATTAACACT GGTCAGCCTGCTTTTCCATCTGCAAAATCCCTGCAATATAAGTTTACTGATCAATATTCCACTGGTGTTCTTGTGGATGACCCAGCTGAAAGCATACGTGACCCATTAATTGGTAGGAGGGTGATGATAAAATGGCCCGCAGACAATAATTTTTATGAGGCACTAATTACTGATTACAATCCTGCAGAT GGCCGTCATTCTTTGGTTTATGATAGCAACACACCAAATGCGACCTTGGAATGGGTTGATATCAAGGAG ATTCCTCCTGAGGATATTCGATGGGTTGGTAATAATCCTCTATTATCTCGACCAGGTGAAGGTGGGGTACAAGCTGGTGGTGGATCTGATGCAGAAAGAGGGAGGATATCCTCATCGAATCATATTCCAAATGAAATTCGAACATTACGAAATGGGGTCGTCAAGGAAGATTTGGGAGAAATTGAGATACTTCACACAGACACATTAATAAACAAG GTGAAGAAGGTACTTGATGCAAGCCATCCCGATGAACTAGAGATGGAGAAAGCTAAGAAAATGCTCAAG GAACATGAACAAAAACTGATCGAAGTGATAGCAAAACTTGCAGTTGCATGTGATAGTG ATGGTGAGCACCCGTAA
- the LOC142545477 gene encoding squamosa promoter-binding-like protein 9, with product MYLNTQSCRYGPLSGMEKGDSVSSSSVSGGSGSLNGLNFGKKIYFEDAGASGLQPKTGGVSALPPRSPAKKGRAGAVHGGPPPRCQVEGCNVDLSDVKPYYSRHKVCGVHSKSLNVIVAGLEQRFCQQCSRFHQLPEFDQEKRSCRRRLAGHNERRRKPQPGSLFSPRYGSLSSSMPGNHSKRGSFTVDFTSYPSLAGRESWPITPTSERAFGNQPPWQSNPPNYLPDLLQGSTTRPNHTGTIGVSSEVCFDGASNSSSALSLLSNQPWRCSARPLNLGINNFLGTSICTPTVHPPIEQYACPSWSFKGDLASDTLHEMPPDLGLGQIYQSSNNMYTGELGLVQQGGERFHELEPSRGYDSSGQHVNWSI from the exons ATGTACTTGAATACACAGAGCTGTCGTTACGGCCCATTGTCAG GGATGGAAAAGGGTGATTCAGTTTCTTCTTCCTCCGTTTCTGGTGGGTCAGGTTCTTTAAATGGCTTGAACTTCGGCAAGAAAATCTACTTTGAAGATGCGGGTGCTTCTGGGTTGCAGCCCAAAACCGGTGGTGTATCGGCACTGCCTCCGCGGTCGCCGGCGAAGAAGGGGCGGGCTGGGGCGGTGCATGGTGGTCCGCCACCGAGGTGCCAGGTTGAGGGGTGTAATGTAGATCTGAGTGATGTTAAGCCTTACTATTCAAGGCACAAGGTTTGTGGTGTGCATTCCAAGTCTTTAAATGTCATTGTTGCTGGCCTTGAGCAAAGATTTTGCCAGCAGTGCAGCAG GTTTCATCAGTTGCCTGAATTTGACCAAGAGAAAAGAAGCTGCCGCAGACGTCTTGCTGGCCACAACGAGCGTCGCCGGAAGCCACAGCCAGGATCTTTATTCTCCCCTCGCTATGGAAGTCTTTCTTCGTCTATGCCCG GTAATCATAGCAAACGTGGAAGTTTTACTGTCGACTTCACCTCATACCCGAGTCTCGCTGGAAGAGAATCCTGGCCAATTACTCCAACATCTGAAAGAGCATTCGGGAATCAACCTCCATGGCAGAGCAACCCACCTAACTATCTACCAGATCTTCTGCAAGGTTCCACAACTAGGCCAAATCATACTGGGACCATTGGAGTATCTTCAGAAGTATGTTTCGACGGAGCCTCGAACTCCAGCAGTGCTCTCTCTCTTCTGTCAAACCAGCCCTGGCGCTGTAGCGCCAGACCCCTGAATCTCGGGATTAACAACTTCCTTGGTACCAGTATCTGCACACCAACAGTTCATCCACCTATCGAGCAATATGCATGCCCGTCGTGGAGTTTCAAGGGTGATCTGGCTAGCGACACTTTGCACGAGATGCCTCCCGATCTGGGACTAGGACAAATTTATCAGTCTTCTAATAATATGTATACCGGAGAGCTGGGACTGGttcaacaaggtggagaacGGTTTCATGAACTGGAACCCTCGAGGGGCTATGATTCTTCAGGTCAGCATGTAAACTGGTCGATTTGA